The sequence below is a genomic window from Acetivibrio clariflavus DSM 19732.
TCCGCATGGTACGCTTAGACAGTTTAACTGCATTGCACACATTCATCAAATCTTCCTTAAGAAGTACAATATCTCCTGTTTCAATAGCTATATCGGTACCTGAGCCTATTGCAAAGCCCACATCGGCCGCTGCAAGGGCCGGCGAATCATTTATTCCGTCTCCCACCATACCCACTGTTTTACCTTTGCTTTTAATGTTTACAACTTCCTTTGCTTTATCCTCAGGCAAAACTTCGGCTATAATATTGTCTATTCCGATCTTTGATCCAACAGCTTTTGCAGCCTTTGCATTGTCACCGGTTATCATAACCACCTCAATACCCATTCTTTTCAGCTCTTTAACAGCTTCCAAAGCACTTTCTTTTATAGTATCCGCCAGGGCTAAAACCGCAACCGGGACATTATCCACCGAAACCATTACAGCCGTTTTCCCCTCGGAATAAATTTCGGACAAAATGCTTTCCGCCTCGGAACAATCAATATTATTCTCTTTTAGGAATGACGGTGTTCCGATTAAAATATTTTTATTTCCTATCTCAGCCTGAACGCCTTTTCCGGGTATGGCTTTAAAGCTGTCGGGATCCGGAAGCTCTGAACCCATGATTTCTTTTCCCTTTTCATAGATGGCCACTCCCAATGGATGTTCCGATTTCTTTTCAGCAATGGCAGCCAGTATTAGAGCATCCCTTTCACTGTATAGTGCTGTGTTTTTCCCCAAAATAATTATATCAGAAATTTCAGGTTTTCCTTTGGTAAGAGTTCCGGTCTTGTCAAAAACAATGGTGTCTATTTTATAAGCTGTCTCCAAGGTTTCCCCTTTTTTTATGAGTATACCGTTCTGGGCTCCCTTACCCATGCCAACCATTATGGCTGTAGGTGTTGCAAGCCCAAGGGCGCAGGGACATGAAACCACCAATACCGAAACAGCATAAATTATAGGTATATTTATAACAAAGAGCACACGCTGGTAAACAATGAAATACCAATAAAGGAAGGTGGCAATGGAGGTTAATACCACAAAGGGTATAAAATAGCTGCATACTTTGTCGGTTACCTTCTGAATGGGGGCTTTACTTCCCTGGGCCTCCTCAATAAATTTGATAATTCCGGCAAGTCTTGTCTCACTTCCCACTTTCGTGGCTTTAAATTTGAAGGTTCCGAACTTATTGATTGAAGCACCGGTTACAAAATCCCCTTCTTTCTTTTCCACCGGAAGGCTTTCACCGGTAAGCATCGACTCGTCAACTGCAGAAGCGCCCTCTATTATTATTCCGTCTACCGGAATTTTTTCTCCAGGCTTTACAACAACTATGTCTCCCACTGCAACCTCATCTATGGGTAGGTCAATTTCTTCATTGTCTCTTATAACCCTTGCCGTCTTAGCTTTCAAGTCCATAAGTGCCTCAATCGCTTTAGATGTTCTCCCTTTTGCAAGGGATTCCAGGTACTTGCCCAGCAAAACAAGGGTTATTATAACCGAGGATGCTTCAAAGTATACGCCTTGCAATCCCGATACATAGGCATAGTTTTGAAAAATTACTATGTAAACGCTGTAAAGATATGCAGCTGTTGTCCCAAGGGCGACCAAAAGATCCATCGTTGTTTTTCCGGCCAAAACCGATCTGAAAGCATTCCTGTAAAACCGGGCACCGATAAAAAGCTGTACCGGCGTTGCAGCAATCAGCTGCAGTCTCCAGTCATGCAAGAACAAAGCTTTAAGTCTAAGCTCATATAAAGTCTTACTCCATCCTGTCTTTGGTCCCGGATCCAAAATATCGTGGCAAAAGCCTATTCCTTCAGAAAGCATACACAATATCAATGGCGTACTGAATATTGCCGAAAGAATGAAAAGCAAAAGCAGCTTTTTTCTTTCCCTTTCAGCCAGATCAACATTCGATGCGGTACTTGCTTCACTGTTCAATTCCACTGCAAACCCCAGTTTCTCAATGGATTTCTTTATATCTTCAATGGATATTCCGCTGTCGTCATATTCAATAACCGCCTTTTCGGCCGCGTAGTTTACAGTGGCTTTCAATATGCCTTTTTTCCTTGAAAGGGCCGATTCAATAGTTATGGAACATAATGTACAGGTCATCCCGTATATTTTTAAAGTTACAGTGTCTGTCATAACAACACATCCTGTTTATATTGTTGCTGAAACCGATATTTCTTCCGCTATGTTTGAGTTATTTTCGTTTACTGCCACTTCTTTCTGAACGTTCTGCAATATCTCCCATACCCGATGGGTAATCCATGAGAAATTGGTTGAATTTCTTATATCTCCAATCCTTCTGGGCCTTGGCAGGTCCACATCCACAATTTCCTTGATATAACCGGGATTTGCCGACATTATTGCCACTCTGTCCGCTAAACCTACAGCTTCCTCAATACTGTGAGTAACAAATATTATGGTTTTATTGGTTTCTTCCCATATGCGCAAAAGTTCATCCTGCATTGTTTCCCTTGTCTGAGCATCTATAGCTGCAAAGGGTTCATCCATTAAGAGCACTTCCGGGTCATAGGCAAGAGCCCTCGCTATTGCAACCCTTTGCCTCATTCCTCCCGACAATTCGTAAGGATATCTGTCCTCAAATCCTTCCAGCCCGACAAGCTTTATAAATCTTTGACTTATCTCTCTGCGATCTTTTTTCTTAACTCCCTTAATCTCCAGGCCGAATTCCACATTGTGCCTTACCGTCCTCCACGGGAAAAGGGCATAACCCTGAAGTACAATTCCCCTATCTAAGGCAGGACCGGTTATGATTTTATTGTCAATGTATATTTCTCCCGAACTTGGCTTGGAAAGGCCTGCAATTATGTCCAGCAAGGTGGATTTTCCGCAGCCACTGGGTCCGACAATGGTCAGAAACTCACCGGCTTTAATATTCAAATTTACATCCTTGATTGCAACAAACTCTTTCTTATTGCTGTTATTTCTTTTAATGCTGAAAACTTTGTTTATATTTTTTATAACAATTTTATCGGTACCCGCATCTAATATTTTTTTGTTTTCACCCTTTGACATGTTCCAATCCCTCCTGTCGCATTTGAAATAAATATTGTAAGTATTTATACTTCCCATCAAATCTAGTTTTTGTTATCTCACTTCAAACTGATGTGTAATTAAATCGGAAATTTCAATCTGTCCCTCTTTCAGCTTTCCGTTTATAATCAAATCATTTATCCATGGCTTGACCTGTTCCTCATCAATAACTGTGGAAGTTGCATACCAATGGCTGGCGTTTCCGTTGGAACCTATAAAATCTGCAGTAATTTTTGCAGCCTCATCGGGATTGCTGTTTGCCCATACCTGTGCTTTCTGCATTGCTCTTGCAAATCTATGTACTATATCCGGTTTTTCCTTGATAAACTTTTCGGTAAAGTAGTACAAATAAAGCCCGGCCGCTTCTCCCAATCCTGAGTCGGATGAATCGCCGATTAGCGTAAGTCCTGACTCCTCAGCCAATTTATAAAAGGGAGGGTGTACGCAGGCTACATCAAGATTGCCTTGCTGCAGTGCCTGGAGGGCAGCCTGGTCGGTATCAAAGTTTATAAAGTTCAGCCTATCCCTTCCTATTCCGTATTTGTCGAAAATTGTGCTGGCTATGAAAGTTGTGCAGCTGGGTGCCAATCCGTTATGATTGATTTTCTCACCCTTTTTATAATTTTTAAGATCTTCCCAGGTTTTAATCCCCGAATCGGCTCTGACAAACCATCTCATATGCCTGAACTTTGGATCCACCTCCGGACCGGGTTCTATTATTGCCCGGCCTATTGCTTTTATAGGAGCCCCGCCGGCTACATAGGTTGCAAGAGCATTGGGATGTGTCTCTGCAAAATCGTTGTTTCCGTTTAAAACCGAAGGCAATATCTCAGTACTCTTTAATTCCCCTGTAAACACAAGTTTTAATCCTTCTTCCTTGAAAAACCCCTTTACATCAGCCACCAGAATAGGTGTTGAGGTGCAATTTTTTCTTGTATAGGTTCTAATTGGTATAAGGTTTTTATCATCCTCCGATGAATTTGCTGCCGGTACTGCATCGTTATCCTTCAGCGAGTACAATTCCGATGGCGAACCCACCTTTGTTCTGCCCAAATAGGCTCCAATACTTATGGAAAGTGTCAATATAAGCGCCACTACAGCAATTACAACAAATTTTATTTTATTTTATTTTGAATAGTCATAAAAACCTCCTCTTTCTATTTATGTCAATTATGCTTTCACATTAATTGCTCTGAAAGGATGATTCCTTCCAAACCAAAAAGTGTTTTTCCAGTCTTGTGAACAACAGATTTATTATTACCGAAAGCACAGTGATAAAAAGGATGATGCCATACATTAACGGCACTTGATAGGACTGGCTGCTGGAAAGATAGTACCATCCCAGCCCCTGACTGGAGCCTGCCATCTCCGAGGCTATTATCATAAAGAAAGAAACCTGTGCACTTATTTTCACTCCCGTAAATATTCCCGGAACAGCAGCCGGAAGGATGACCTTGAAAAACAATACCTTTTTATTGGCGCCCATGGACCTTGCCGCTTTAATCATGTTAGTCTCTATGCTCCTGGTCCCGGCAATGGTATTAAACAGTAAAGGCCATTGGGCAACCCAGAAAATTATAGCAATTTTTTCAACATTACCGATTCCGAACAAAATCATGAAAACCGGAAACAAAGCGAAAGGATTAAGTTTTTCTAGCATTCTTAAAAAGGGAAGCAGTGCTCTTTCAAAAGTCTTAAAAAAAGTCCCCAGCAAAAATCCCATTGGAATGGATATAAAAGCTGCCAGCAGAAAACCCAGCATTGCCCTAAACAAGCTTATTTTCATATGATATACAAGCTCCCCTGATTTAAACGATACTGCCAGTGCGGCAATAACCCTGGTGGGTGGCGGAACAACCGAACTTGGAAGCAAATCATAATTGGAAGCCGCTTCCCATGACAAAAAGAACAGAATAATGGCTATGCTTCCATAAAGAAAACTTTTTATTTTTTTGAAAAAGTTTTTTACGGCATCTGTATTAAAAGTTCGCAAAGTTTCCCCATTTTCCCTTGCCAATTTGGAATAACTATATTGCTTTATCATGGCCTGCCTCCTTCCAGATAATGATGTTCTCTTCAAGCCATTGAATGGTGTAATTCACTGCAAGGCCTATTCCTGCTATTAATATCACCGCCAGATATATCCTGGGAATAAAGCCCATACTTTGTGAGTTGTGTATAAGCCAGCCTAATCCCGAGTCTGCACCAAGAGTTTCAGCACCAATAAGCATCATAAAGCTCATAGTCATTGCTGTCTTCATTCCGGTAAATATTGATAACAATGCCCCGGGAATAATAACTTTAAAAAATATGGTTATGTTATTTGCTCCCATTGACCTGGCGCTCTTTATAAGAAGCGGGTCAACACCTTGCACTCCTGCGACAGTAGTAAACATGACAGGCCAGAAAGCCGACCAGAATATAACAGTGTAAATCCCTTTCTCACCGATTCCGAATACTACTACAAAGACAGGAAACAAAATAAAGGGTGGTATTTGAGACAGGAATTTAAGGAGCGCTTTTAAAAATTTTTCAAGTTTAGGGAACGCACCTCCCAATATGAAACCTACCGGCAAAGCAACGATAGATGCAGCAGTAAAACCTATAAATATTCTTTTCAAGCTCACTGAAGCTTCTATAAACAATCGTAAAAAGGTCAGTTTCCTTGCTTCAGCCACTATTCTTGAAAAAGGGGGTACAAAATTCGGATCGGCCCAGCCGATTTTAGGTGCTACTTCCCAAAGGACAAAAAATGCAATAATTATATATAAACTTATAAACCTATCGTGTATTTTTAGAAGCAATCTTCTCATAATACCACCTCTATTAAAATCCGTTTAGTTTTATAAAGCTGCACTGTCATCAATGTAGGTAAAGGGATTTTGTTCATACCATTCATCCCTGTAGGGAAGCTTTGAATTTCCTACAAAATTGCGGTTAAAAGACGGATTTCTCAATACTCGTGCAATCTTTCTGACTATTTCATAAGCCCCCTGATATCCCATATAGATGGATGACTGTCCGAACAGCGGAAAGATTGGGAAACCTTGTTTTGCAGTATAACCGTTTGTACCTATGTGACCTATGTACAAATCCGGTTTAAGCCTGTTTAATAGGTTTGCCTGTTCAAAGGGCTGCCCTGTTGCCACATTAAATACAATGTTCTCATTGTTTTCAATCATATCCAGCAAGGGCTCTGCAAAGCGGTCATAATGGTATCCTTTAAGTCCTATAACTTCCATGCCCATGCTCTGTAACAGTTCCGCTGTGGAAAGTATCCTGATTTCTCCGCCGCCTAAGAATACTCTCTTTCCTTTAAGCTGTTCCTTAAACGGCTCCAACGCTTCTTTTAACTCTTTTGTTTCAACCTCAATGAGCTTATTGGCCTTTTCTTCCAAACCGAAAAACGATGCTATATCCATAATCCACTGATTGGTATTTTTTATCCCTATAGGTATGGACCTTAGCACGAAAGGAATGCCATACTTCTCTTTGATATGCTCGACAAAATAATCGTCGTGAGTTGCGCAAATGCTTACATTGAGGGCTGCCTCGCCAACATAGGCGAAGTCATCGGGTGAAGCGTAGCAAGGATAAATCCGTACTTCCAAACCCAAAGCCTTCACTAAACGTATAAGTTCCTCTTCGTCCTGACGGCTCATGGAAGAAACATTTAAAATATTTACCGTTCTGCTCTTTCGGTATTTTTCTTTTATCACTTCCAACTCATCTTCATAAACCACTTTTTCCTCTTCTTCCGGCCTGTCAACCAAGTTTCGCAAAATCCCATGGTATACCGAATCATAGGCACTGGCCATAATTTTGGTCTTAAAACCTTCGCAGTGTACCGGAACAATTTTTGCGTTTACCTGTTTTTGCAAATCTTCAAGAATGCTGTCAATATCATCTCCTATAATTGCCGGGACGCAGCTGTTTACAACAATAATCGCCTCCGGTCTGAACTCCCTCTCGGCATACAGCACAGCTTGCCTTAATTTCTCTTCTCCTCCGTTTACCACATCATTATCATCAAGATTGGTATTCAGCCATATAACCCCTTTTGCATTGGGATCCCTAAGCTTCTGAAAACCCTTGTTCACACCTGCCATGGACAGGCTTCCTCCACCGCAGCCTATGGGACCATGCACTACTATTACTGCATTTCTTATGGTATTTAAAATTGCCAGACTCAAGTTCAACTGACACCCCTGAGTTTGGGCAAAGGTTCTCTTCACACCGTTTAAGCAGCCTTTTTTGCCCTTTCTGGCAAGTTCGCAGCAAGACCCTCCAAAGGCATTGCAGGCTTTCAACCGGTCTTCCCTGACCGGCGGTACTTTTTCACTGATATAATTCATATTAACCCCTCCTATCGGTTTGCTACCAATGCACTGAATATGTCCTCTGTAAGCCTGATAGCTCCGTCATAAGCTGCATAGGTCCTATCCATTACAACTCTGTTGGATATAGGGTAGGTCACACTTAAATGAGGTACCTTCAGTTCATCGGCCAAATCTTTTTCAAAACTGCTTCCTAAAATAAAGGCAGGACTGAAAGAATTATAATATCTGCTTCCGTTATTGTTGGGCCATACATCTCTGAAATGTCTTTTAACGCTTGAAGTGTCGGTATCAAAAACCACCTTGGGTTTCAGTCCGGATTCGAAATTAGTAAACCTCTCCCTGACAATTTCCTTTTGCTCATCGGTTAAAATATCCGTTATAACCACAAGCTCGGGAATCCAGCCAAGGTCATCGCTTAAGAATCTTGCCAGTGCCTGGGCATAGGATGAGTCTCCCACTATTATGGCATACCTTTGCAAATCCAGATCGTTATAAACATCCGCGATTCTTTCTATGTAGCTGAAATATCTGGCCTGGTGCTTTTTTATCACCTTGTCTGCAAAGGCTTTTTCAATACCCAACCGCTCGGCTATTTTGGTTATGAATTCCCTTGTGCCATGGGGACCTATCGGGAACGGCACCGATATGTAAGGTACTCCGTGTACTTCTTCAAAAACCCTGGCCGGCTCAATACCTGCCGTATCCGATACCACCACATTCAAAACGGCACTGCCGGCATTTTTCAAATTATCCAGGGTTTCATCCTCACCAAAGAAGGTGTTTACTTCATATCCAAGGTCCTCTATAAGCTGTTTGAGATTTTTAAGGTTACCCTTCCAGAAAACATCCTGCACCGGCACTATACCCCACAGATTTATCAGCTTTTCATTTTTGACCTCGGTTTTAATTGTAAACTCCCTGAATAATGTGCTTAATACAATATCGTATCCTTTAAAGAAATTTCCGTGAAATCCGCCGGTATCGGCTGCCAAAAGGGTAACATCCCTGTCTTGAAATCTTTTGGCAACACTTTTGACGTCATCCCCAATCATCTCCACCATGCATCCCGATACGATAAAATAAAGATCTCCGTCCATGATTTTTATAGTGTTTTCCACCTGCTCATAAAGCCTTTCTTCTCCCCCAAAAACAATTTCCTGTTCATATACATTTGAACTGGAAAGGGCCTGCCCGGCGCAATATCCGCTTCCCAAATATCCTGAGGCATAATTTAACGCATTGGAAATATTACCTCCGCACCCTGCCGCTGCGTGTAAAATCGGAATGGTTCTATGAAGATTTTTTAATGTTCCTATCGCTCCCCCAAGAGCGCATACATACCTCGGTCGATCTATAAACTTACTCATTCTTTTGCCTCCTTACCAATATTTCTGAAATTTCTCCCGCCATTAATTGAAGTTTTCCGGATTCAGCGGATACTGCCCGTACTTTCTTGCCGAATCCCTAAGGGCATGGATATTTTCCGGCGGTGTAGGAATGGGAAGTCCGCATCCCAACGCAAGAATGTAGCCTTTTGGATTGTCATAAGCCTTCTTAAGGCACTCTTTCACATTTTCCTCCACATCTTTCGGTTTCCCAAGATACATTGTTTCGGTAGGTCTTATATTCCCGACAAGTACCACTCTATCCCCCACAGCATGTTTGGCTTCTTCCAAATCCACTTTATCGTCAATGCTTAATAGACCCGCACCGGTATCAGCCATGTAATCCCATATATTTTTGGAGTTGCCGCAAATATGAAGTGACGGTGCCGGTTTTCCAAGAGCTTTTATTTCATCCACCAATTCCTTAAGGTAAGGAAAGGCAAACTCCTTAAACTGTTTTCTGCTTATCAGGCTTCCCGATGCACTGGGTTCTCCGATATTGATGTTCACGTCCAGCTTTGCTGCTTCCCTTACAAAAGCAATGGTAGTATCGGTTGCAAGTCTAAGTAGTTTGTGGGCAAACTCCGGATTTTTGTAGAGGTCTTTCATAAATTTTTCAGTTCCCCTTAAATTTCCGGATGTGCTAAAGGGGCCGGGCACACTGATCGCTACAGGTATTTTATGCCCCAATGCCTCAACCAGCCTTTCAGCAGCCTCAAGAATAATGGAAAACCTTCCTCCTGTTCTGGGATTGGGAATACTTAGCCGGTCAAGGTCTTCATATTCCTTTACCACATAGTCGGAAACAAAGGGTGCTCCATTATCAGGAAATTCCAATTTACTCCCGATGGCTTCGGCAATTCCTCCTAATCCCGGTCCTACTACCGCCCCTTCCGTTTCATAAATTTCGTGTGCTGCAATCTGGGCTTCCACAGCTTTTTCAACCGACAGATGCAAATCCGAAACTTTTGCTCCTATCAGTCGGGCTGCATGATCCCCGATAAACAAATTGCATGGAATCCTGTCATAGGGCTTGCCTTCAGCAAAGGCTTTCATTCTTTCCTTTGCCGTCATTTGGTCTTTTTTTATTTCAACAGTACTCATTGATCATTCCACCTTATCGGATTTATTGATATGTATTCCTATCTGATTAGTCAACTTAAGGTTATAAGTGAAAAATGCGTGCAAACTCTTCACAAAATTGAATTATTTTAATTCTTCCTATTTCGATTTACTCGGTAATTGTATCTGCCAACAGTATGTATATGAATAAACTTTTCAGAAAAAGAGAAAAGGCCATAACTTATCTAGGTTATGGCCTCTAGTTTTCTAGTCAGCTACATAATTACAACTTTTCCTATTGGATTAATATTATTTTAATACATATTTATCCGGTTGTCAACAATAATTTGGAATTTAATAATCTTTTTACAAGTCTCACCGCTTCGGCAGCATTAACTGAATATCCGTCGGCTCCAATCTTATCGGCAAAGCTTTGGGATATAGGTCCTCCTCCTACTATTACTTTGAATTTATCCCTTATATTTCCCTCGTTCAATATACCGATAACATCAGACATTCTGTCCATGGTAGTGGTCATTAAAGTTGATAATGCAATTACATCGGCATTGTTTTCTATTGCTGCATCCACAAATCTCCGGGGCGCAACATCCCTGCCCAAGTCAATAATTTCATACCCTGCCGATTCGAGCATGATTTTGACCAGGTTTTTCCCAATATCATGAGTATCTCCTTCCACAACACCTATCACTATCTTGCTTTTTTGTCCTTGTTCCTCCGATTTAATATGGGGTTTTAAAACATTAATACCTGCATACATAGCATCGGAGCACATTAAAAGTTCCGGTATGAAATACTCTTCTTCCTCAAAAAGCTTTCCTGCCCGTTCCATACCATCGGCAAGACCTTTGTCTATAGCCTCGTAAGCATCGACGCCATCTGCAACGGCCTTTTTTGAAAGTTCCACCGTTTTTTCCTCATCCATTTCCACCACAGCATCCGAGAGCTTCTGATACAATTCATGCCTATTTTCCGCCATAGTCCCCCTCCTTCATTATAACCTTATCCCGCAGCCATTTATCTATTTATCCTGAAACAGCGGTGTGGAAAGGTACCTTTCTCCGGTATCGGGCAGAAGTACAACAATAGTCTTTCCTTTGTTTTCCGGCCTTTTTGCTATTTGGGTTGCGGCAAAGGCAGCAGCACCGGATGAAATACCAACTAAAAGCCCTTCGCTGGTTGCAAGCTTTCTCGATGTCTCAAAGGCTTCCTCATTTTTTACCTTAAAAATTTCATCCACAACTTCCCGGTTAAAATTATCCGGAACGAAACCTGCTCCAATACCCTGAATTTTATGCGGACCTTTGGCACCTCCAGAAAGTACCGGGGAATCAAAAGGTTCTACAGCAACAATATTTACATCCGGTTTCCTCTTCTTCAACACCTCACCTACACCGGATATGGTTCCTCCCGTTCCCACTCCGGCAACAAAAATGTCTACTTCTCCATCGGTATCTCTCCAAATCTCTTCAGCTGTAGTCACTTTATGTATCTCAGGATTGGCGGGATTTTTAAACTGCTGAGGGATAAAGGATTTAGGTACCTGGGCTGCCAATTCTTCCGCCTTTCTGATGGCACCTCCCATTCCCTCAGTACCGGGTGTAAGTACAAGTTCTGCGCCTAATGCTTTCAGTAAATTTCGTCTTTCTATACTCATTGTATCCGGCATTGTCAGTATCAGTTTATACCCTTTTGCAGCAGCTACAAATGCCAGTGCAATACCCGTATTTCCACTTGTCGGTTCTATAATAACCGTCTCTTTATCTATCAATCCTTTCTCTTCCGCATCTTTAATCATCGCATATCCGATCCTGTCCTTTACACTGGATGCCGGATTAAAGTATTCCAATTTGGCAATTACCCTGGCATCCAGATTGTTTAACCGATTATAGTTTACAAGTTCCAGCAAGGGTGTGTTCCCTATCAGATCTGTTAAATTTTTTGCTATCTTTGACATACAATACCTCCGCAAAATAATTTATTAATCTAATTTAGGCCGCCTAAAAAACTATTCATCCGGTATTTGTGCCGAAACATTTGTGCTGAAACTCCCCTGGACGAAATTTTTCAAAGCGGCAATCGACCCCTTTTTTAATCACTTTATAATATTTATATTGCCTTCCCGTCTCGGTGCAGGTTCCGGTTTTTCCCCCGCAATGTAACCGAATGCCGCGGAGCCTATTGGAATGTATCCCTCCGGCATTCCCAACTCCCTGAACAACTCTTTACCCTCGTCAGTGGTATAAAGGTAATTAACGGCATGTATCCAGCATGAGCCTATACCCAATCCTTCAGCAGCCAGCAAGGCATTTCCCAGTGCTAAAGCACCGTCGGCAATAGGTGCAACGGATTTTTCATCCACTGAAACAATAATATATGTAGGTGCATTGTAAAACGGACTGAAATTTTCTGCCTTTGCTCTTTCTTCAAGCCTTGGGATACCTGATTTTTCATATACTTTCCTGGTCAAAACATTTATCCTGTTTAGAATTTCTTTATCCTGTATTACGGTAAAATGCCATGGCTGTTGTCCCATTGCGCTGGGAGCAAATTGCGCCGCTTTAAGTATAATCTCCAACTCACTGTCCTTAATCTGTTCTTCTTTAAAACTCCTGACGCTTCTCCTTTCAAACAGTATTTTCAGAGACTCTTTCTTGCACATAACAAATTCCTCCTAAACTATTTTTTCTTTATCACATGCAAACACCCGAGCAGCCCTGCCGTTCTGAAGTGCAGTGTCTCACGGAAGACTTGGAAAGATTTCTTATCAGCCTGCTTTTTCTGCCATAGGTTTTCAAAGCTTTATCAATACTTCCGCTTAATGCAAAGGCTTTTATACCTCTTCTATTTAAAATATCTTCAGCATATCTTCCGATTTGCTCTGCCAACACCGTCTCAACGTCCATAAGCAGTTCCGCTTTGGATCTCACCCTTTCATGCACATCGGAATTGTTATTGATTTGCCCGGTTTTTCTTACTTCAATGAGATTGTAACTTCCGTCTTTAAATACCTGATATATCCAAAAATCTTCTGCACTGCCGAAATGTTGATTAATGTTTATACCATCGGAGGTTGAAACTGCAACTTTGCTGTAGTCTTCGGATTTACCTTGCGAAAATTCCTTCGGGTCATTATCTCTTTCGCTGGCCTTTCGATAAGCCTTCACATAGGCAGCAATCCCTTTGCAAATCTCTTCGTCGATAAAACCATAAGCCTGAATTACCAGCTTCCCTTGTTCTTCCAAAACCTTCTGCGGAAAGTGTCCTATCCGCTGAGCAATAACAACCTGACAATCTTTTACCGCTTCAATAATACCGTTGAGATTATCTTCCGCATCTCCGCAGCTTTCAGGCCCTGAGCAAAAATTTTGAACCATCCTGTTTTCAATAAATTCGACCTTTGCTTTTTGATATTTGTAAATTGCAAACTGGGAAGTATGCCCAAAATGCTTATTTACCAGCCTATTGTCGCTTGTGGCAATAGCAACCAAAATGCCATCCTCTTCAATGTTTTGAATCTGCTCGCTGCCGCTGTTTAAAACAGATTTCCTGAATTCTGCAGAACGGTCGTTTTCCAAAGTACCGATAGCATCGGCACGGCACTGCTGGCAGTGATACATTTGCTTTAAATACTTGCTGCACTTCTTTCTCAAGTCATTCAATTCCT
It includes:
- the nifB gene encoding nitrogenase cofactor biosynthesis protein NifB is translated as MDKLTLNFTPEIKRKTESHPCYSGGCRNARMHLPVAPACNISCNYCNRKYDCVNESRPGVTSEVLKPEEALEKFLRVREKLKNLKVIGIAGPGDALANFEATKETFRLIREADPEITFCLSTNGLYLPHYAEELAALGVTHVTVTINTIDPKIGARIYREVNYEGVRYTGEKASEILLNNQLEGLKKLSGLGIVSKVNTVLIKDINDYHIEELVKELTRYDVFIGNIMQLIPAPGSAFEHMPLATQKELNDLRKKCSKYLKQMYHCQQCRADAIGTLENDRSAEFRKSVLNSGSEQIQNIEEDGILVAIATSDNRLVNKHFGHTSQFAIYKYQKAKVEFIENRMVQNFCSGPESCGDAEDNLNGIIEAVKDCQVVIAQRIGHFPQKVLEEQGKLVIQAYGFIDEEICKGIAAYVKAYRKASERDNDPKEFSQGKSEDYSKVAVSTSDGININQHFGSAEDFWIYQVFKDGSYNLIEVRKTGQINNNSDVHERVRSKAELLMDVETVLAEQIGRYAEDILNRRGIKAFALSGSIDKALKTYGRKSRLIRNLSKSSVRHCTSERQGCSGVCM